The Rosa chinensis cultivar Old Blush chromosome 7, RchiOBHm-V2, whole genome shotgun sequence DNA segment AACTGCAAGACTGAGAAAATAGAGTAGGGTAGAGAGTTAATGAACAAGAAATTTTAAGACTTGATAACTATGTACCTATATATTGATCAAAGACTACACAAGTTGATTCAAGTGTAAATCAAAAACTCAAAGAATACTCACAGAAAGCAGGTTAACAAGGACAAAGCAAAGCTGGTCATACTGATCTTGATCTCATTCCTCTTCCCTGCTATTGCTATTGCTCTTGCTCTTGGCTTTGGGTGATCTGATCCTGAATGAAAAGAGATGCATTAAATCTTAAGGCTGGAATTAAATCCTTCACCAAAACATTATTCCATTATTCTATCAACATTGTTCCAATTTGAACCACCCATACCACGAAAACAATCCTGCAACTCTTCCTTTGGAAAATATTCAGTCATCGATTGCGCACTTGGTAAGACCCTCTTAtgattctttccctttctcaGCCTTTTCGAGTTTATGTCTTCGAAACCTTCATCGCCTGCTTGTTCGATTTCAGAGTAGCACCTCTTCTTgctcttcaatttcaatttcaatttcaaatcctGTTTCTGATCATCATGAAGTGGGTCTGGGTTTACAACAATACCAGAATCAGGGGAAACAGAGCAAGAATAAGAAGCAATACCTGTAGTGGCAGAGACGCAGCGTTTGAATTTGATGATGATCCTCTGcttctgattctgattctgcTTTTGCATCCCTCTAGATCCAACAATACCAGAATCAGGGGAAACAGAGCAAGAATAAGAAGCAATACCTGTAGTGGCAGAGACGCAGCGTTTGAATTTGATGATGATCCTCTGcttctgattctgattctgcTTTTGCATCCCTCTAGATCCAGATCTCTTCTTTTTGGGAAAACCAAGTGAGAATGCTGCTTCTGGTTTGTTCCTATTCATCATCAAGTCCTTCAAAACCATCTGGGTCAGAAGCACTTGTTGCTCAGATGGGTCGGTGGCCATGGCTTTCACATCATCAACCATTTTCAAGAAAGACCCACAAAGCCTGGTCTCATTTTTCCTCAAATCTTCAATCGTGATCACCATCTTCCTCCTCCGCTAACTCCTAAACCCTAATTCCTTTATTCGTCTTCTTTTCTCAGAGAAAAAATTGATCCCCAAAGATTGAATCTTTAGTCAAGATTACAAGTGGGTATCGGAGATTGAACAAAAATCGGAATTGGGTATTCGCCAACAACTATAAGGACAAATTGATTTTGGAGTTAGGGTTGATTTTGGAGTTAGGGTTTGCAAATTGCAAGGGGTAGAAGGAGATGGAGTAGAGTTTCTAATTGTAGGAAATTTGGATTATTTATCCTAATCCTCGGCGGATTCACACGCTTAGCCTAACCGCGTTTTCCTTCACTTCCTATGCTTAATTGCAACGGCtacattttttaaaataataataattattattattatttttttttttaagaatggtgaataatttttttcttaaaaataaataatatccaCATGGAAAAGGAAGTAAACTTTATCTAATTTCTTGAGTGGTTTCATAATTAATATTAGAACAAAACACACCTGATATTATTAACTAGCATggtgaggttttttttttttttttttcaagagtgtAGTTAAAAGTAGTGGGGAGTTTCTactacttttattttatttttatttttattttaattttataaattgactttattatccttattgattatttctgattcaaAGCTTTTTAATgggaaattcgtccaaacagtgtctgaacttttccagactattaattttcgtACCTATATTtcaaaaaacatcaaaatggtaTCTGACGATTTAAGCCCGAACCAATTTCcgtacctagcaacagtaaaatcgttaactctgttaacttttgaagggtattttcgtcattttactattcatcCGCCTGTCTCTCTGCAACTTCACCCTTTGTTCTCTCTTCTGATTTCACTTCTCTACACCTTTAATGCT contains these protein-coding regions:
- the LOC112176028 gene encoding uncharacterized protein LOC112176028 isoform X3, which translates into the protein MVITIEDLRKNETRLCGSFLKMVDDVKAMATDPSEQQVLLTQMVLKDLMMNRNKPEAAFSLGFPKKKRSGSRGMQKQNQNQKQRIIIKFKRCVSATTGIASYSCSVSPDSGIVGSRGMQKQNQNQKQRIIIKFKRCVSATTGIASYSCSVSPDSGIVVNPDPLHDDQKQDLKLKLKLKSKKRCYSEIEQAGDEGFEDINSKRLRKGKNHKRVLPSAQSMTEYFPKEELQDCFRGSDHPKPRARAIAIAGKRNEIKIILQFMFNSNSMNNFHFSGMVFVILILSLFPQSSDIA
- the LOC112176028 gene encoding uncharacterized protein LOC112176028 isoform X5, yielding MVITIEDLRKNETRLCGSFLKMVDDVKAMATDPSEQQVLLTQMVLKDLMMNRNKPEAAFSLGFPKKKRSGSRGMQKQNQNQKQRIIIKFKRCVSATTGIASYSCSVSPDSGIVGSRGMQKQNQNQKQRIIIKFKRCVSATTGIASYSCSVSPDSGIVVNPDPLHDDQKQDLKLKLKLKSKKRCYSEIEQAGDEGFEDINSKRLRKGKNHKRVLPSAQSMTEYFPKEELQDCFRDHPKPRARAIAIAGKRNEIKISMTSFALSLLTCFLLAVYVQQ
- the LOC112176028 gene encoding uncharacterized protein LOC112176028 isoform X4, with translation MVITIEDLRKNETRLCGSFLKMVDDVKAMATDPSEQQVLLTQMVLKDLMMNRNKPEAAFSLGFPKKKRSGSRGMQKQNQNQKQRIIIKFKRCVSATTGIASYSCSVSPDSGIVGSRGMQKQNQNQKQRIIIKFKRCVSATTGIASYSCSVSPDSGIVVNPDPLHDDQKQDLKLKLKLKSKKRCYSEIEQAGDEGFEDINSKRLRKGKNHKRVLPSAQSMTEYFPKEELQDCFRGSDHPKPRARAIAIAGKRNEIKISMTSFALSLLTCFLLAVYVQQ
- the LOC112176028 gene encoding uncharacterized protein LOC112176028 isoform X2 — its product is MVITIEDLRKNETRLCGSFLKMVDDVKAMATDPSEQQVLLTQMVLKDLMMNRNKPEAAFSLGFPKKKRSGSRGMQKQNQNQKQRIIIKFKRCVSATTGIASYSCSVSPDSGIVGSRGMQKQNQNQKQRIIIKFKRCVSATTGIASYSCSVSPDSGIVVNPDPLHDDQKQDLKLKLKLKSKKRCYSEIEQAGDEGFEDINSKRLRKGKNHKRVLPSAQSMTEYFPKEELQDCFRDHPKPRARAIAIAGKRNEIKINHSVCSLSLGDASNFFLCLPGMLAYMCSFSFRLGLLMLLIIYLCSFSS
- the LOC112176028 gene encoding uncharacterized protein LOC112176028 isoform X1, with translation MVITIEDLRKNETRLCGSFLKMVDDVKAMATDPSEQQVLLTQMVLKDLMMNRNKPEAAFSLGFPKKKRSGSRGMQKQNQNQKQRIIIKFKRCVSATTGIASYSCSVSPDSGIVGSRGMQKQNQNQKQRIIIKFKRCVSATTGIASYSCSVSPDSGIVVNPDPLHDDQKQDLKLKLKLKSKKRCYSEIEQAGDEGFEDINSKRLRKGKNHKRVLPSAQSMTEYFPKEELQDCFRGSDHPKPRARAIAIAGKRNEIKINHSVCSLSLGDASNFFLCLPGMLAYMCSFSFRLGLLMLLIIYLCSFSS
- the LOC112176028 gene encoding uncharacterized protein LOC112176028 isoform X6 gives rise to the protein MVITIEDLRKNETRLCGSFLKMVDDVKAMATDPSEQQVLLTQMVLKDLMMNRNKPEAAFSLGFPKKKRSGSRGMQKQNQNQKQRIIIKFKRCVSATTGIASYSCSVSPDSGIVVNPDPLHDDQKQDLKLKLKLKSKKRCYSEIEQAGDEGFEDINSKRLRKGKNHKRVLPSAQSMTEYFPKEELQDCFRGSDHPKPRARAIAIAGKRNEIKINHSVCSLSLGDASNFFLCLPGMLAYMCSFSFRLGLLMLLIIYLCSFSS